A region from the Brassica napus cultivar Da-Ae chromosome C8, Da-Ae, whole genome shotgun sequence genome encodes:
- the LOC125591701 gene encoding transmembrane protein 64-like codes for MTYSDGVDKTVPELKLRMEDSEKGDYVKLRGGSDEEEQGSQAESSGCSSGSVWFWVKLIALVACVGVLAFVIIKWVAPFLIEKELIPFINWVRSTFSIPVLGLLLFASVALFPTILLPSSPSMWMAGLTFGYGKGFLLILAAASIGVTLPFLIGHLFLYKMQEWLKQYPKKAAILRAAGEGTWFHQFQAVALIRVSPFPYMIYNYCALATGVHYGPYILGSLVGMVPEIFVSIYTGIMLRTLAVASDKRHTLSAVEIVVNVLGFCVTASATIVCTIYAKKKLSSMQSDEVETLPNV; via the exons ATGACGTACAGCGATGGCGTCGACAAGACGGTGCCTGAGCTGAAACTGAGAATGGAGGATTCCGAAAAGGGAGATTATGTGAAATTAAGAGGAGGGTCGGACGAAGAAGAACAAGGATCTCAGGCGGAATCGTCGGGATGTTCGTCAGGGTCTGTTTGGTTCTGGGTTAAATTGATTGCCCTCGTCGCTTGTGTTGGTGTATTAGCATTTGTAATTATCAAATGGGTTGCTCCGTTTTTGATCGAAaag GAGCTGATTCCATTTATAAATTGGGTGAGAAGCACATTCAGCATCCCGGTGCTCGGTCTTCTCCTCTTTGCCTCGGTTGCTTTGTTCCCAACCATTCTTCTCCCTTCCTCTCCTTCCATGTGGATGGCTGGTCTTACCTTTGGTTATGGGAAAgggtttttattgattttagcAGCAGCGTCAATCGGTGTTACTCTTCCTTTCTTGATCGGACATCTCTTCCTCTACAAGATGCAA GAATGGTTGAAGCAATACCCGAAAAAAGCAGCCATACTTCGAGCCGCAGGTGAAGGAACCTGGTTTCATCAGTTTCAAGCAGTCGCGTTAATTCGTGTCTCTCCATTCCCTTACATGATTTACAACTACTGTGCATTGGCGACTGGAGTTCACTACGGTCCTTACATCTTAGGCTCTCTCGTTGGAATGGTTCCTGAGATCTTTGTCTCAATCTACAC GGGAATAATGCTGAGAACACTAGCTGTTGCATCAGACAAGAGACACACTCTTTCGGCTGTGGAGATAGTAGTGAATGTTCTTGGTTTCTGTGTAACTGCGAGCGCCACTATAGTCTGCACTATCTATGCAAAGAAGAAGCTAAGCTCAATGCAATCAGATGAAGTAGAGACATTACCAAACGTTTAA